A single genomic interval of Schistocerca americana isolate TAMUIC-IGC-003095 chromosome 2, iqSchAmer2.1, whole genome shotgun sequence harbors:
- the LOC124595157 gene encoding transmembrane protein 205 gives MCRSQIADIVDVSENEGTGMSKKLLLKNQKRKAIKMMRTEEEKHSTEPPPVLPHEMLNTDLLAVATSYYRSFIDSATDIAEKWKGTKAYRVMFQTTQPAHVITIVAVSVVASLVCNKNNTANSFKPSPWINLLYLGAFMTHFGAQMWMTFVSGLTLYFEIPRHTFGVVQKVLFPKYFSLNSFLSMITLFLFVRLHPRSEWDSSIGFQVFIMSLCFLLELVIRLYLTPPLLRLMTAKTAIEKAAGVGLEVGKHNPGPLAHCPHYVKMHQAFRKIHMAVAIGNILTMACTTVHLHYLASKICFL, from the exons ATGTGTCGCTCGCAGATAGCTGACATTGTTGATGTGAGTGAAAACGAGGGTACTGGTATGTCCAAAAAATTGTTACTGAAGAACCAGAAGCGCAAGGCGATTAAAATGATGCGGACAGAAGAGGAGAAGCATTCTACAGAACCACCACCGGTTCTACCTCACGAAATGTTGAACACCGACCTGTTGGCAGTGGCAACATCATACTACAGGAGTTTCATCGACAGTGCTACAGACATAGCTGAGAAGTGGAAAGGCACGAAAGCATACCG AGTGATGTTCCAAACAACACAGCCAGCCCATGTTATTACCATTGTTGCTGTCAGTGTTGTCGCAAGTTTAGTTTGTAATAAAAACAACACTGCGAATAGTTTCAAGCCATCACCGTGGATTAACTTGCTCTATTTGGGAGCATTTATGACACATTTTGGAGCTCAGATGTGGATGACTTTTGTCTCAG GTTTAACACTATACTTTGAAATTCCAAGACACACGTTTGGAGTAGTACAGAAAGTGCTGTTTCCAAAATATTTCTCTCTGAACAGTTTTCTTAGCATGATAACATTATTTCTTTTCGTGAGGCTACATCCCAGAAGTGAATGGGACAGCAGTATAGGATTTCAG gttttcaTCATGTCATTATGTTTCCTGCTGGAACTTGTGATTCGTTTGTACCTTACACCACCTCTTTTGCGCCTGATGACAGCCAAGACAGCTATTGAGAAGGCAGCTGGTGTGGGACTAGAAGTTGGAAAACACAATCCTGGACCCCTTGCGCACTGTCCACATTATGTCAAAATGCATCAAGCATTTCGTAAGATCCACATGGCTGTTGCAATTGGTAACATTCTCACCATGGCCTGCACAACAGTGCATTTGCATTATCTTGCCAGCAAgatctgctttctgtaa